The following proteins are co-located in the bacterium genome:
- a CDS encoding YeeE/YedE thiosulfate transporter family protein — MLVSLHTKRALQLVLGLLIGICIGFLLQKGGATDYNVITGQLMLLDFTILKIMLSAVVVGMIGVYGLRELGLVRLHIKSGSVGSTIIGGLIFGVGFAILGYCPGTIAGAVGSGSLDALFGGMLGILTGSGIFAFIYDRLDKEMLNIGRFGPITIPQLFRVNPWRVIIPLALIIPCFMLALEIFGL, encoded by the coding sequence ATGTTGGTTTCTCTTCACACAAAGCGCGCGCTGCAGCTGGTGCTGGGGCTGCTGATAGGGATCTGCATCGGTTTCCTGCTGCAGAAGGGCGGCGCGACCGACTACAACGTCATAACCGGACAGCTCATGCTGCTCGACTTCACCATCCTCAAGATCATGCTCTCCGCAGTGGTCGTCGGGATGATCGGCGTATACGGGCTCAGGGAGTTGGGCCTCGTGAGGCTCCACATCAAGTCAGGGTCGGTCGGCAGCACCATAATCGGAGGTCTGATATTCGGCGTCGGTTTCGCGATCCTGGGGTACTGCCCGGGGACGATCGCAGGCGCCGTCGGCTCCGGGTCGCTCGATGCGTTGTTCGGCGGAATGCTGGGTATCCTCACGGGCTCCGGCATCTTCGCGTTCATCTACGACAGGCTCGACAAGGAGATGCTGAACATCGGCCGCTTCGGGCCGATCACAATACCGCAGCTCTTCCGCGTGAACCCCTGGCGCGTGATAATACCGCTGGCCCTCATCATCCCGTGCTTCATGCTGGCCCTGGAGATATTCGGGCTGTGA
- a CDS encoding YeeE/YedE thiosulfate transporter family protein, whose translation MEWFTMHRWSPYVVGAGIGVISWISFLISDKPIGVSTAFARTTGMILKRFHAEKVEQNRFFREIEPKVDWQWMLLVGIIIGAAISSLLSGEFNLSWVPQRWSLKFSSATFPRLIAAFAGGTIMGLGARWAGGCTSGHGISGVFQLAVSSWIAILCFFLTGTITAIMLL comes from the coding sequence ATGGAATGGTTCACGATGCACAGGTGGTCGCCTTACGTTGTGGGCGCGGGTATCGGGGTGATCTCCTGGATATCGTTTCTCATCTCCGACAAACCGATCGGCGTATCGACCGCATTCGCGCGCACGACCGGCATGATACTCAAACGTTTCCACGCGGAGAAGGTCGAGCAGAACAGATTCTTCCGCGAGATCGAGCCGAAGGTGGATTGGCAGTGGATGCTCCTCGTGGGCATCATCATCGGCGCCGCGATATCGTCCCTGCTCTCGGGCGAGTTCAATCTCTCATGGGTGCCGCAGAGGTGGTCCCTCAAGTTCAGCTCGGCCACATTCCCGCGCCTGATCGCCGCGTTCGCAGGGGGGACGATCATGGGGCTGGGCGCGCGCTGGGCAGGCGGCTGCACCAGCGGCCACGGGATAAGCGGCGTGTTTCAGCTCGCGGTCTCGAGCTGGATCGCCATACTGTGCTTCTTCCTCACAGGCACGATCACCGCGATCATGCTCTTATAG